The following proteins are encoded in a genomic region of Candidatus Dormiibacterota bacterium:
- a CDS encoding ATP-binding protein: protein MPKKDNIFHQSYPLAVPSTHSSLANLQEVTGEFLSAKTAEDLMHLSCKVVADSFEHGAVVALAYDDVDRLTLVESIGLPDPAKLSLPILQKGVLALEFIEFDITEQPLVQLFGPTAASRLEAGGLHMAHVAPLRSDTQHIGFIVALSESGLTPDQYEKIKLVITQAAIIMKNLRLRRAVDNNLRETETLLRLSQTISSSLEFDEVADSLLEQTRQLMRVDATALFMGSDKTAYKIYRNHGLPKKYVTKMKIKASSAFIKELAEAREPQQFSDLAQSPHPNHRWLSEIGFSSLMVAPLIYDGSLAGMLVFYTKVPHVFSYSQIRITKLLAEQGAVALGNSKLFEDSAQARNEIDRVRENMQDGLIVLSTTGTIRYFNQATRQLLGLSSEDSGRTLQEIVGSKTDGQPSIRVDKSIDFTCKKAARGKNSRIIMRVYKSNNQTTIEALFGPYYGVGGDIIGILVSLRDHTQVHAEREKLNIIQTSHGIGMVLLNKENVVTTANSRFEELNESMYGKNLVEALDDPEIKKRLTFDIDIADVLAKAHKGQEVTFYAEAYFGGRTQHLQLVASPIRSHTGGHQGVAITTRDVTALVQKTAEANNMAQLAQKHSRDISSLVELSSFKGFKFEQIYQRYLSALISLLGSPAASIYHYRPVSKKLERMATSTTFNEHPESYDLGDDSPIVKAFLTRKSVHVNADKDESVQGKNLLAMPVMFQSKIIGVIAVSHRKRAYDAHDLRLLHLVAFRLAVIVENASLYHEVNARRERWEAVFKFTEEGIVIFDRKGLIVGFNPAATKITGYSNKEVIGRPFTTVIKTSAMDNTRFARTQPIKKVIAEGQTVAKSEQLIKIKNGDNIWTEINYSPIMDESGQVTSGIAVISNTQREREIEAVKSDFISIVSHELRTPLSAIKGFLSMVINQDFGELADKQSRVLSKVYQTNQRMINLVEDLLDVSYIESGKITLRTAPLSIEPLITEVVAELATKGFERQIMLKVNRKQRLPLVLADETRLRQILINLIDNAIKYSLPKSEVQINFRVQGNELVVAIKDQGIGISASQNQRLFQKFGRVYNPMTMQVGIGGTGLGLYIVKNLVESHGGRIWVTSREGKGSRFSFSLPIAKQLPLLGDDKSL from the coding sequence ATGCCGAAAAAAGATAACATTTTTCACCAATCGTATCCGCTGGCTGTTCCCAGCACGCACTCTTCTTTAGCCAACCTGCAAGAGGTTACCGGTGAATTTCTATCGGCCAAGACCGCAGAAGATTTAATGCACTTGAGCTGTAAGGTTGTAGCAGACAGCTTTGAGCATGGCGCAGTAGTAGCACTAGCGTATGATGATGTGGACCGGCTGACCTTGGTGGAATCAATCGGCTTACCTGATCCGGCCAAGCTGTCTTTGCCTATTCTGCAGAAGGGTGTTTTGGCACTGGAATTTATTGAATTCGATATTACCGAACAGCCTCTTGTTCAACTGTTCGGCCCGACCGCAGCCTCTCGTTTGGAGGCAGGTGGTCTGCATATGGCTCATGTGGCCCCGCTTAGGTCTGATACCCAGCACATTGGTTTTATTGTAGCCCTCAGCGAATCCGGGCTGACTCCTGACCAGTATGAAAAAATTAAACTAGTCATCACCCAGGCTGCCATTATTATGAAAAACCTGCGGCTGCGCAGAGCAGTCGATAATAATCTGCGCGAAACAGAAACCTTGCTTCGGCTGTCTCAAACTATTTCCTCCAGCCTTGAGTTCGATGAAGTTGCAGACAGCTTATTAGAGCAGACTCGTCAGCTGATGCGAGTCGATGCCACAGCTCTATTTATGGGCAGCGACAAGACCGCCTATAAGATCTATCGTAATCACGGCCTACCGAAAAAGTACGTTACCAAAATGAAGATCAAGGCCAGTAGTGCATTTATAAAAGAATTGGCTGAAGCTCGCGAGCCACAACAGTTTTCAGATCTGGCCCAATCGCCGCATCCCAACCATCGCTGGCTGTCTGAGATCGGCTTTAGCTCGCTAATGGTGGCGCCGCTAATATATGATGGCAGCTTAGCCGGTATGTTGGTGTTCTACACCAAAGTTCCGCATGTTTTTAGTTACTCTCAAATCAGAATTACAAAGCTGCTAGCCGAACAAGGCGCGGTGGCTCTGGGTAATTCAAAACTGTTTGAAGATAGTGCCCAGGCTCGTAATGAAATCGATCGTGTCCGTGAGAACATGCAGGACGGCCTAATAGTTTTGAGTACTACCGGCACCATCCGCTATTTTAACCAGGCCACTAGGCAGCTTCTCGGTCTTTCCTCGGAGGACTCGGGCCGCACATTGCAAGAGATTGTGGGCTCTAAGACAGACGGGCAGCCGAGCATTAGAGTCGATAAATCGATTGATTTTACCTGCAAAAAGGCCGCCCGGGGTAAGAACAGTCGCATAATTATGCGGGTGTACAAGAGCAATAATCAAACCACCATTGAGGCGCTGTTCGGCCCCTATTATGGCGTGGGCGGCGATATTATAGGCATACTGGTCAGCCTAAGGGATCATACCCAGGTACATGCTGAACGCGAGAAACTGAATATTATTCAAACCAGCCACGGTATTGGCATGGTACTGCTAAATAAAGAAAATGTAGTAACCACTGCCAACTCTCGTTTCGAGGAGCTGAACGAGAGTATGTACGGCAAGAACTTGGTTGAAGCCCTAGATGACCCGGAGATTAAGAAGCGCCTCACTTTCGACATCGATATTGCAGATGTACTGGCAAAAGCACATAAGGGCCAAGAAGTGACCTTTTACGCCGAAGCTTATTTTGGCGGCCGAACCCAGCACTTGCAGCTGGTGGCTTCACCGATCCGCAGCCACACTGGCGGTCATCAAGGGGTAGCCATAACTACCCGCGATGTCACGGCCTTGGTGCAGAAGACAGCTGAGGCAAACAATATGGCCCAGCTAGCTCAAAAGCATTCACGCGATATCTCAAGCTTAGTAGAGCTAAGCAGTTTCAAGGGCTTTAAGTTCGAGCAGATATACCAAAGGTATCTTTCAGCCTTAATATCACTCTTGGGTTCACCAGCCGCCAGTATTTACCACTACCGCCCGGTGTCTAAGAAGCTCGAGCGTATGGCTACCAGCACGACGTTCAATGAGCATCCGGAGTCGTATGACCTAGGGGATGATTCTCCTATTGTTAAAGCTTTCTTAACCCGCAAATCGGTACACGTGAATGCAGACAAAGATGAGTCGGTACAAGGTAAAAACTTGCTGGCTATGCCGGTAATGTTTCAATCTAAGATTATCGGTGTGATTGCGGTTAGTCATCGTAAGCGGGCTTATGATGCACATGATCTACGCCTGCTGCATCTTGTGGCTTTTAGGCTGGCGGTCATTGTAGAAAATGCCAGTTTGTATCATGAGGTGAATGCCCGCCGCGAGCGCTGGGAAGCCGTCTTTAAATTTACCGAAGAAGGCATAGTGATCTTTGACCGAAAAGGTCTAATTGTGGGCTTTAACCCAGCTGCGACCAAGATTACCGGCTATAGTAATAAGGAGGTAATAGGGCGGCCGTTTACCACTGTAATTAAAACTTCGGCCATGGATAACACCCGGTTTGCCCGCACCCAGCCTATAAAGAAAGTAATAGCGGAAGGCCAGACTGTGGCTAAAAGCGAACAGCTCATAAAGATCAAAAACGGTGATAATATATGGACCGAAATTAATTACTCTCCGATTATGGATGAGTCTGGCCAGGTGACCAGCGGCATAGCAGTAATAAGTAATACTCAACGCGAACGCGAGATAGAGGCAGTTAAAAGCGACTTTATCTCGATAGTGTCACATGAGCTGCGTACGCCGCTGTCGGCCATTAAGGGATTTTTAAGTATGGTGATTAATCAAGATTTTGGTGAGCTAGCGGACAAACAGTCTCGTGTGCTGAGTAAGGTTTATCAGACCAATCAGCGGATGATTAATTTAGTAGAAGATCTTTTGGATGTTAGCTACATCGAAAGCGGTAAAATAACGCTTAGAACTGCTCCGCTTTCGATTGAGCCGCTGATAACCGAAGTAGTAGCGGAGCTGGCCACCAAGGGCTTCGAGAGGCAGATTATGCTGAAGGTCAACCGTAAACAGCGCTTGCCTTTGGTACTGGCCGACGAGACTAGACTGAGGCAAATATTAATCAACTTGATCGATAATGCTATTAAGTACTCACTACCAAAAAGTGAAGTGCAGATTAATTTTAGAGTGCAAGGCAATGAGTTGGTTGTTGCAATAAAAGATCAGGGTATAGGCATTTCGGCTTCACAGAACCAGCGCTTGTTCCAGAAGTTCGGTCGGGTCTATAACCCCATGACTATGCAGGTAGGCATAGGCGGAACGGGTCTAGGCCTCTACATCGTCAAGAACCTAGTAGAGTCGCATGGCGGGCGGATTTGGGTAACTAGTCGCGAGGGTAAGGGTAGTCGATTCAGCTTCAGCTTGCCGATTGCTAAACAGTTACCGTTGCTAGGGGACGATAAATCTTTATAA
- a CDS encoding response regulator, with translation MANIMLVEDDPILVEMYQAKFELEGHDIVVATNGQECLRLLEDYRPDIVLLDILMPKLNGFHVLKEIKKNPKLRNLPVILLTNLGEAEVDMNQDLAKALGVNDYLIKSHHTPDEVVSKVMKVLG, from the coding sequence GTGGCCAATATAATGCTGGTAGAAGATGATCCGATTTTAGTCGAAATGTACCAAGCTAAGTTTGAGCTAGAGGGGCACGACATCGTGGTTGCGACCAATGGGCAGGAATGTCTAAGGCTATTAGAGGATTACCGCCCGGATATTGTTTTGCTAGATATCCTGATGCCCAAGTTAAATGGCTTCCATGTTTTGAAAGAAATTAAAAAGAACCCCAAGCTGCGCAATCTGCCAGTTATCTTGCTGACGAATTTGGGTGAGGCCGAGGTTGATATGAATCAGGATTTGGCTAAGGCACTGGGAGTGAATGATTATTTGATTAAGTCGCATCATACTCCGGATGAGGTTGTTTCCAAAGTCATGAAGGTATTGGGCTAG